DNA sequence from the Sceloporus undulatus isolate JIND9_A2432 ecotype Alabama chromosome 4, SceUnd_v1.1, whole genome shotgun sequence genome:
TCTCACAAAAATCCTGCAAGATTGGTTACAGCAGAAATGAACAACTAGCCCACCAGAAGTTTTTGgcttacagctcccatcagcctcaaccagcatagtcaatgatgaTTAATTATGGGAATCACAGGCCAAAACCTCTGAAACGAACACACTTCCCTTCCCCTGGATTAAATCTACAGGACCAAAGAGCTTCACACTGTCTTTAGTGAGGAAAATATGGAAATAGAAAAGTTTGCAGCAAACAATACAGTAGTCATCTTGACTATAAAAGGTTTTTGCCTGTCAAATATACCATAGACAAACTGTGGTTTCCAGATGAACCAGTGCTCATTTATCTAGCTGTGTACTGAAAACAGCATTCTTGTTATCCTTTCATTTTGGCCTTTTTGAGTTCAATTTCCAGGAAATTTGATTAATTTGGTTAATTTCAACAGTTCTCCTTCCTTGCAGCCACATTCCTCTGTTTCACTTGCATCATATTAACGCAACAGCTTCCAAAGCATATGGATATGGTTCAATATGGCCTATGACTGGCACCCCATGAGTTTTCAAATAAATTAAACCATCCAGTTTTCTGAAATACAGTATACTTCACCACTGAAGGGCAAAGACAGCATATTGCATTAAATTCTAAAATAAACTGTTAATGTCTTCTAAGTCTTAATGTTTAGGCCCTGGTCTACAGATCTTACCGTCTGAATGGAGGCACTAATTagttaaatgcttttaaatgaaTATGACTATGTTctttttgttaatttgttttagatttataaaagtttatttatatttcctgcctctccctacggattttacattgttttattctGTATAGTCTTATCCTTTGTTTTAAGAACTTTCTGGCAAGCTTTATCAACTGGAAATATTACAGAAGTTCAGTAAATACACTGTCAGTTGCCCTTCATAGTTCTCTGCCTGCTTGACCATGCTGGAGCCATGTTGGGAGCCTGAGTATGTGAGCAGAGGGTGAGCAGCTGAAGGGGATTGTTGTGTGTGAACCAAGGTCATATAGCTGCCTAGCACTCTGGAAATGATTTTAGAAGAGAGGAGAAGCTATATGTATTATAGGAGTAAAATTTAGCTTGTTAATTCAGATTTGCCAAAGGATTTTCTTCTCTGCTAATCTTGCCAATGAACTATTTTTGGTTTCATCCACAAAGTGTGTTTGTTGAGTTAGATACAGACAGGgcattacatacatacacacacacagtggcatcactaagtgacagaggaggggtgacacccgaTCAAGCCGTCTTCCTGCTGCGAGGAGATGCATGCATGCTAGTGCTACTACACCTGGTGCTGAGCCCTTCTCCACGGTCTGTCTCTCTCCCAGaagaggaagcagaggaggaggggtgaATGCTTGCCCCTCAAGTCTCTGCCACTGCCTGCTTTCTCTTAAGGAAGAAGCTGGGCAGTGGAGTTGGAAGAGGAGCGAATGCTCACCCAAGGCTGCTTAGGTGCCTGGCTTCTACTTGAGGAGGAAGCTCAGCAATGGAGGGGGGGGCATAAGTGCACCTCTTCCATCCTCTCCTGCTGTCTCACTTGCCCAGCTGACCCTCAAACATCCTGGGTGGGCGGCCAGGCAAATGAGAGAGTGAGTGAGGCAGCGGGAGGAAAGGCAGGGGAATCTGCTGGCATCACTTCCCAGCAACCCTCACAAGGTTTGCCAGGGCAGCTggcaggcagccagtgaagggggACAGGAGAGCAAGTCAGCGGGGAGAGCAGGCCACTGCCACCACCCCAACAAGccctctgcactgggtgacaccaaaggTTGTGATGCCACTGCACGGGCGCACATACACAGATGTAATAGATGTATTTAAAAACTCAGTTGAAAGTGTTTCCCTGGATACTATACAGAAAAATGGATTCAGTTGGAAAACtaactaaattaaataaaatgcagttaTCACTTTACTTTTGATTGACTGCAAATCCTCAAGAATTATTTTTTTGGGTGAATAACCATGAAATAGTGAGAAAACCATGAAAATTGTAGAAACTCTAAAATTATAAGGTGAACATTGGTgataaacaaaatacagctatttTAAGATAAAATGAGCTGTAGGTAATAGGAGGAAGTAGCAACAGAATTAAGAGCTATCTAGTCTTATGCTGTGACTTGCTAGAGCCAGTTTGTGCATCATGTAGAATGTAGAAAGTAGAAAGCCTGACTGTACTATttcaaactgcaaaagaaatGCAGTATTTTTGGATCTTTCTGCCAACACCCTTAAAGCAGATTCTGCATTTAGTAAACACATCAGACAGGGTTCTACACTAAATCTTTCTCTGTAACATAAAGGGAGAGGATAGTGTTTTGTAATTTAAATACAAAACTTTCTAAATTATCACTCAGATTCTGAAGTGACATCGACCAGAATTTTACCAACATCTTCTGCATGATATGTAGGGGAGATGATGTAGTCTAAACTATAAGAAGACAAGATTTCCACATGGGAGAAGATAAAGTGTGTGTGAAAAAGTGTAGGTTTCTTTACCTCGTCTGCTGAGATGCTTGATCACCAAAGCTATCAGACCCCCAGAGAGCGCAAGGGCAACAATCGATGCTGCAGCACCACCAGTATAAAGGAGAACTTGCTTGAAAAAGGGGGCCACACTTTCTGGAATTAATGACGAAACCATACATTAGAGACAAAGCAAGTGAAGTCATGACCAGCTCTTCTGTTCCAGTGCTCTGCTGTTCTAGTCTTGGCTCTTTCTGTCAGTTATACCAAATAATAGACTTCTTTGGACTTGCTTTTTCCTAAATGGAGTACCTTAGAACAAGAAGGATAAAAATGGCAATCTTTCCTCCATTTTCAGGGAAAGGAGTTCCGCCAGCTTCTGTGTGTAGCTGACCTCAAGATTTTGCACTGAAACCAGAGATCTTATTGGAAGCCCTATTTATTCAGGGGCTTTATCTTTATCATCATATCAAAGGCCTTGGCATTCCCTCCACCTTTCAGCTTCAATATCTGCTTCTCAATTAGCCATCAACTTTCTGACACCCTTGAATGGCAAGTCCAAGTGTTGCTGGAGAGGTTCATGGCAATCCAAGGCTAGGGGGTGCACAGGCATCACCTTACTGCTTGCACAACAGTGCTCTGTTCCATCAACAAAGCAAgctgatagttttttgtgggttttcccggctatgtggccatattctagaagagtttatttttgatGGTGCACAAGCATctatgactggcatcttcagagaatgctggcatggaagagttgggtatatatatactatgtAAACCTGGGTAGGGAGCAGTGATTTtcctgttaatctgtgtattgttctgttgttggtggCAATGCCTCAGGGTGGggggatatgcaaagaggattagtgtcacTTTAATTAGTGAtaattgtctgctgggaaaacccagCAGACAAAAGCACGCTGATTTTGTTCTGTATATCAAGGCTACACTGTCAGCTGACGTCAGAAGCTAAGTGTTTCAGGTTTAACATGATCTTCTGTTTGGCAGCTGACCAGAGTAGAAAATAATTTGGGGAGAATTTCAgctatgttttttttaagtattacTAATAAGCCACTCTTGAAATAGTGAACAATGACAATAATTACTTTTaatatattcatagaatcatagaatcacagagttgaaagagaccgcaagggccatccaatccaaccccctgctgtgcaggaaatctcaatcaatgcatccccaacagatggccatccagcctctgtttaaagacctccagggaaggagactccactacaatctgagggaatgtgttccactgtcaaacagcccttactgtcaggaagttcctcctaatattgagatggaatctcttttgatgtagcttgcatccattgctccgggtcctagtctctggagcagcagaaaacaagcttgctccctcctcaatatgacatcccttcaaatatttaaacagggctatcatatcacctcttaaccttctcttctccaggctaaacatccccagctccctaagtcattcctcatagggcatggtttccagacccttcaccattttagccaccctcctttggacatgctccagtttctcaacttcctttttgaactgtggtgcccagaactggacacaatattccaggtggggcctgaccagagcagaatagagtgggactattacttcccttgatctagacactatacttctattgatgcagcctaaaatcgcattggccttgtctgctgccgcatcacactgttgactcatgttcattgcgtggtctacttggactcccaaatccctttcacacgtagtttcattaagccaagtgtcccccatcgtatatctgtgcatttcatttttccacccttacatttctctgtgttgaaattcattttgttagctttggtccagctttctaatctattaaggtcattttgaattttgatcctgtactctggggtattagctactcctcctagtttggtgtcatctgcaaatttgataagtattacTATTTATGAGTGTGTAGtgaatttgtttttgaaaagcagtgTTCAAGATTTTGTTCCTAAGGGCGAAAACAGATAAATCATTAATAGTGCACAGAGGTGAATGTGAAattataggtgtgtgtgtgggggggggggcgtaatCAAAAACGCAGACAGAAACAATTGGCAAACATATGTGACATTGGCAATCTGCCTCTTTTCCCTGCCCCAAGCGCCAAAAGAgttctgcaactgttttttttaaataggacaACCAACGAATCTATACACACATAACAtatatgaattattttaaaaatggtaaatgTAATAAATAGCTTGTCTAAATAATTGGACAGGGGCAAGAAGGACAACTGGCCCAGTATTTGATTTAAAAGAACACAAATTTCTCATGCAAACTGGCAGTAAAGAGAGAGCACATAACATTTCATTCCATAAGCCTTATTTTAggaggatatcacatgactgatattggaagtataatccagtgtcatcctgaacacaatcatgcgtattcacattattgcgcgaaaggttaccacatgcAATCGCTGGCAGTCCAAACGCACTCCGAACACAAGAACCTACTGGGATTCTTATTTAAATATGATGTCATCCAAAATAAAGACTGTAAGTACCTTTACAAAAAGGCATCTCAGCTGACCATTGGCCATTAGGTTGGCACTGAACTGTACTTGTTCCATTGAGAATGTAGCCCTCGGCACAGTGGAAGCGACATGATGATCTATAGCTGAAGAAGCCCAAGGGGTTGGAGCAATTCATCCTCATATTCTCTATATCCCTCAGCAGAGGACACCTTTTGACTATGGGTAAGAAGTAGGGGaacaaaaatgaagaaatgtCAAATCCAAACTGGTTTCACCCACTGGATatataaaaaaaatgttctgcacATTCTACACACAGCACTGTAGTAATGGTTTATTAAAATCTGAACGACAGTCAACTGTTTTATCATATCacataaggtccaaaacacattgtgagaataatccagtttgagaccattttaactgccgtgactgaatgctagggaattctgggaactgtagttttttaaaaaagcttttattgATAAAAATTGACAGCATACAAACATCAACGAACCAAAATAACACCATGACATAAAGATAAATTCACAACTTACAACAAATAATTACGAAAATCTTAAGATTCTTCAAGATCTCTTATAACCTTTTCTATCCATATTCTTCCTATCTTCGTTATTTCATCTTTATTACTGTAATTTTCCCCATTTCCCAGATTCTTTTGATACCAATAATTGTGGATTCCGTACATTAATATTGGTTTTACCGTATTGGTATTGGTTATACGCTAATAAAAACAcatatatgtttatgtatatatgtgtgtgtgtgtgtttccttaaATCAGCTATAAGTAAACtattaccaaaaagaaaaaaagtgaactCCAAGATTTCTATCATCTTTTCTATCAATTGTTTAAATTAGTGTACAATATAATATTTCTCATTTACTATTAATTCGTTGATTTTTACAACTTATGTTACAATAAAGGGCCATCCTTGTTTCTTACAAAATTCTTTTACACAATCCTAGTCTTATACTGTCCTTCGAGAATTCATTTTTCATTAGTCTTGTAAGTATATCCATGTCCATGTTTTCTCTTATTTTCAATAGCCATTCCTCAGTAGATGATATTTGTTCTCATGAGAGGgtagaggaaggggaggagtcgGGTTGAAGACGACAGGCAAGAGGACCCTGGGAGAGCCAGAGATGCAAGGAGCATCTTGGCCCAAGGAGAAATAGCTGGGACTGGGGTAAAGTCTGGGGAAGGGTTGGGCCTAGAGGGtagaaaaggggaggaggaggaagtcccAGGAGGAGGGGTGGTGGAGCCAGAGGCAGCGTGGTCGCGGAAGGAGGGGCACGCAACTGGACACGAGGGAGAGGTCGAGGCCCGAGTATGAGACACCTTGGTGGCGGAGATAAACTGACGCTACTTCCATGGACGGGCGAGGAAGTGACCGTAGTGACCCGGTGGAGAGTTTGTTTGTCTCCTTGGTCCATCCCACGTGTGGCGACCCAGAGCCCTACCAGGCCTGGCCCGTCATAAACCCCGGCCCGTGCCTACTGTGGGATATCTGCGGGCAGTGTTGGCCCACGGAACGCGGCAGCCCCGGAAGACAGGGAAGAGCTACAGGTCCTGGAGGAGAGGGCCGCCCAGGCTAAGCCTTAACTTGGGACTACAGTGAAGTAACCAGTTTCGGTTTCGTTGTTGCCTGTTAGGCCTGTTTGAGTTGTATTAATAAAAAAATGACTTAGAGAGGTGGTCTAGTCAGCGTTTATCATTAATGGGAAGAGTTTCTGTCATTAAGATGAATGTCCTACCTAATATTAATCCAGAGTTAAGCATCAGTTGGCGTCTGTGACTTTGTACTATGGAACCCCTCGGACCACCTTCCCCAGCCGGCGGGGCCCGGGGCCCAGCGACAGTTCttttttccaatatttggcaAAGAGGATTCTTGCTGACGTGACCATGTATATTATAATTTTTTCACAGTTTCTATTATGGCtgtttatattgattttttaatcTATCATATTGAGCAAAAAAAGCTCTGGTGTTAGAGGTAACATTGTCTGTAAAATATCAGTCATTATATCATGTATCGCTCTCCAATATTCTTTTGCTTTATTGCATTTCCACCAACAGTGATCGAAATTTCCTTCTTGtgtaccacatttccaacatttctttgttcctgtattatatattttgtttgtctttgtagGTGTCATATACCACCAATAAAACATTTTGGAGTAATTCTCTTTTAGGTTTTGACATAATGTAAATTTATTTGTAATTAATCATGATTTTTTCCAGGAATCTAAATCAATAGTTCTTCCTATATCACATGCCTACTGAATCATTGTGTGTTTTACTGTCTCAGactctaaggcgggttatagaccgccgaaaagcggcagtctggctccgccgccgcttgcagcgtccgggagatgCAGTCTTTAAACGGCGCGACTCCtggacactgcagagaaggagcacggaaatcgggctccttctcgggccccggaagaggcgccgcaagtgccaaagggcgcactcgcggcgtcacttccggtgcgccacatgcagacgcagagcgtctgttacgtcaatatggcagcccccatgtggaaagggcgctgccatattgtacgtattccatacgtactaggtttagggaggtgcggaagcaccgccccttcctaaccctaatacgtatggaatacgtattttttggcggtgtgtaacccgcctaagtctctATTTTTGAGTAATTTATAGAAATTTGCTAAACAAGGTCCGTTCTTATCAAAGAAAATTTTGTCTAGTTCATTTCTAGTTTTAGTTATTCCATGTTCTTTTCTATCTTGTCTAAATCACGTATATTATATAAGAACCAgtttacatttgtttgtttgtttgtttgttttgtagttGGTCTATATGTTTCATTTTATATTCATTGTTATCTTCTGtttgtaataaatatatttcagccATGGTTCTCTATTATTTCTGGTTCTATATAAAAAAGCCTCTTGTGATGAGGTCCACTCTGGGATTTCTCTATAGAATTGTCTTTTAGTTTTAGTCCACACCTTGTATAAGGAGTGTCTTATAAAGTGGTGTTCAAAGTTTTTGTCAACTTTAGATTTATCATACCACGTATAACCATGGTAACCATAGCACATGTTGTTAGCTTCCAAACAAAGTAGGCGATTATTATCTATTTTCACCCATTCCTCTAACCATTTTAGACATGATGTAATATAATTTAAGATTTTGGAGGGCCCATCCACCCCTTTTTTATCATCCATTAGTAATTTCTATTTGACCCAGGCTTTTTTCTCTTGCCAGAGAAATTTTGCTAATTCTTTCTGCCATTTTTCTAAATAGTTTTCTTTAGAAATTAtaggtaaattttgaaataataataatattctaggTAGGACATTCATCTTAATGACAGAAGCTCTTCCCATTAATGATAAACGCTGACTAGACCACCTctctaagtcattttttatttctttccacaaCTTCTCATAATTATTTGTAAATAAGTCAATGTTACTTTTAGTTATTATTACCCCTAGATACTTTGCTTTACTTTATGTTTTAAATCCTGTTATCCGttgtatttctctttcttctagtgcattcatttttttaagaA
Encoded proteins:
- the LOC121929424 gene encoding P-selectin-like, producing MDLGEWTGSVPVCEVKRCPLLRDIENMRMNCSNPLGFFSYRSSCRFHCAEGYILNGTSTVQCQPNGQWSAEMPFCKESVAPFFKQVLLYTGGAAASIVALALSGGLIALVIKHLSRRGERKKLLSHTSDLGVPGVFSNAAFDSGL